The genome window CGGTGACGTCACCGCCGCCGACATCGCGCCGCCCGCCGGTGTCGAGGTGCACAACCCCGACCTGAAGATCGCGACCCTGTCCGACAAGGGCAAGATCGAGCTCGAGCTGGTCGTCGAGCGTGGCCGCGGTTACGTCTCCGCCGTCCAGAACAAGGGCGCCGACAACGAGATCGGTCGCATCCCGGTCGACTCGATCTACTCGCCGGTGCTCAAGGTCAGCTACAAGGTCGAGGCGACCCGTGTCGAGCAGCGCACCGACTTCGACAAGCTCGTCATCGACGTCGAGACCAAGGCCTCCATCGCCCCGCGCGACGCGCTCGCCTCGGCGGGCAAGACCCTCGTCGAGCTCTTCGGCCTCGCCCGTGAGCTCAACGTCGAGGCCGAGGGCATCGACATCGGCCCGAGCCCGGTCGACGAGCAGCTCGCTGCCGACCTGGCCCTGCCGGTCGAGGACCTGAACCTCACCGTCCGCTCCTACAACTGCCTCAAGCGCGAGGGCATCCACACCGTGGGTGAGCTCATCGGTCGCTCGGAGCAGGACCTGCTCGACATCCGCAACTTCGGTGCCAAGTCGATCGACGAGGTCAAGCTGAAGCTGCACGAGATGGGCCTCTCGCTCAAGGACAGCGCTCCGGGCTTCGACCCGACCGCCGCCCTCGCCGCCTACGGCGACGATGACGACGACGCGTTCGTCGAGGACGAGCAGTACTGATTCTCTGAACCCGGGGCGGCGACCGCCGCCCCGGGCCAAATCCCCTCCGGGGGTCGACCCGGTACCTCACACGGCCGGATTTGAAAGGAAGGCATCATGCCTACTCCCAAGAAGGGTGCCCGCCTCGGCGGCTCGCCCGCGCACCAGAAGCTGATCCTCTCGAACCTCGCCACGGCGCTGTTCGAGCACGGCCGCATCACCACGACCGAGGCCAAGGCCCGGACGCTGCGCCCGCTCGCGGAGAAGCTCATCACCAAGGCCAAGAAGGGCGACTTGCACAACCGTCGCGAGGTCCTCAAGACCATCCGCGACAAGTCGGTCGTGCACACGCTCTTCACCGAGATCGCGGAGACGTTCGCCGAGCGTCCGGGCGGCTACACCCGTATCACCAAGCTCGGTCCGCGCAAGGGCGACAACGCCCCCATGGCGGTCATCGAGCTCGTGACCGAGGCGTACGCCCCCAAGGCCCCGACCAAGAAGGCTGCTGCCGAGGAGCCCAAGGCTGGTCCGGTCGCCGAGACGCCGGCTGAGGAGACCCCCGTCGAGGAGGCCGCCGCGGCCGCCGATGAGGTCGCCGAGGTCGAGGCCGTCGACGGCGCCGAGGCTGCTGCCCTCGCCGACGAGGCCGTCGCGATCGCCGAGTCGACCGACCAGGACGCTGCGGCGCCTGCCGAGCAGACCACGGAGCCGACCGAGGAGGCCTGAGCCCCCTCGCAACGCACCAAGGAGCGCCCGTCACCGTGAGGTGGCGGGCGCTTCTGCGTTCCTACCGTCCGTCGAGCAGGTCCAGCAGCTCTCGTGCATTGGCCGGCGCATGACCCGAGCCGTCGTTGTCGAAGTAGCCCCAGACCTCGCGGCCGTCGACGCGCCATGCCCTGATCTGGTCGGCCCACGCCTCGAGCTCCGCACGGGAGTAGCGGCCGGCGTACAGGGGTGCCGACGTGGGGCCGTGCCACCGGCAGTAGACGAAGGGGCCGGTCACGCGCTTCACCGTGTGGAGTCCCGTCCCGTGCGTGAGGACGAAGGCGGCCCCATGCTTGGTGAGGATCTCGGCCACGTCATCGTCGTCCCACGACGGGTGCCGCAGCTCCATCGCCAGGGGTATGCCGACGGGCACCCGCTCCAGGAACGCGGCGAGCCTCTCGTCGTCCCGCGGGAGGTCGCCCGGCAGCTGTACCAGGCAGGGCCCGGCCTTCGCCCCGAGAGCCTGATGTGCCGCCGCCAGCCGGTCTGACCACGCGCCCTCCGGGTCGCGCAGCTTGCGGCCGTGGCTGAGCCACCGCGAGGCCTTGAACGCCATCGCGAAGCCGTCGGGCAGCGACCTGCTCCAGCCCTCGAACGGCCGGACACCCGGCCAGCGGTAGAACGATGCGTTGAGCTCGACGGTGTCGAAGCGGCTGACGTAGAAGTCCCGCCACTTCGACCGCGCCAGGTCCTCCGGATAGAAGGTGCCGGCCCAGTGGTCGTAGGTCCATCCGCTGGTCCCGATGCGCACGCCGTCCATGCAGGCTTGATACCCACCTGATGGGAGACTGTGCGCCGTGCGGATCCGGATCGACTTCGCCTACGACGGCACCGACTTCAGCGGCTGGGCGATGCAGCCCGGTCTGCGGACCGTTCAGGGCGAGCTGCAGGCCGCGCTGGCGCAGGCGCTCCGGCTCGAGGAGGCGTGGGTCACCGTCGCGGGCCGCACGGACGCCGGCGTCCACGCGCGGGGGCAGGTCTGTCACGTCGACGTCGACGAGCCCGTCCTGGTGCAGGCTGCAGGCCGGTCGCCGCAGACGCCTGTCGATGCGCTGACGCGGCGGCTCAACGGGATCCTGCCGCCGGACATCCGCATCCATCGCAGCAGTGAGGCGCCGGCGTACTTCGACGCGCGCTTCTCCGCGACCTGGCGGCGCTACGCCTATCGCGTCGCCGACGACACGACCTCCTATGACCCGCTGCGGCGCCACCACGTGCTGCACTGGCCGCGTCCGCTCGACGTCGGCCTGATGAACCGGGCGGCGGCCGACCTCGTCGGCCTGCGCGACTTCACGACGTTCTGCAAGGCGCGTGAGGGCTCGACGGCGATCCGGGAGCTGCGCGAGCTCCGCTGGGAGCGCGAGCCCGACGGTACGGCGACCGCGACCGTTCTGGCCGACGCGTTCTGTCACTCCATGGTCCGGAGCCTGGTGGGCTGCCTGATCGCGATCGGCGAGGGGCGCAAGGACGTGAGCTGGGCCCGGGCGGAGCTGGAGGCACAGCGACGCTCGAGCTCGATCCACCTCGCCTCGCCGCGCGGTCTCGTGCTCGAGGAGGTCGGCTACCCGCCTGACGAGGAGCTCGAGGGCCGACTGCTCATCACGAAGAACCGCCGGACGGCTGATGAGGTGGACGCATGAGTGACGCGCCTGACGAGACGGAGCAGGAGCACTACTTCTCCGCGGACCCGTCGGTGCCGTTCGAGCGCATCCCGGTCAGGGCCGAGGTATGGGACGAGACGCTGCCGTTGGTCAGTGGATCGGGCGTCTTCGCGAAGGGACGCCTGGACATCGGCACGTCGGTGCTCTTCAAGGAGACGTCGCCGCCAGCCCTCGCGGCCGGGCAGCGTGTGCTCGACGCCGGCTGCGGCTACGGCGTCATCGGACTCGCTCTCGCCCGGCTTCTACCCGAGGTGGAGGTGGTCGGCGTCGACGTCAACGAGCGCGCGCTCCTGCTCGCCAACGAGAACGCCGCGAGCCTCGGTCTGGCCAACTACCGCGCCGTCCTCCCCGACGACCCGGACGCGCAAGGGGAGTGGGACGAGATCTGGTCCAACCCGCCCATCAGGATCGGCAAGCCGGCTCTCCACGAACTGCTGCTGACCTGGCTCCCGCGTCTCACCCCCGACGGGCGTGCGGTCATGGTCGTCGGCAAGAACCTCGGCGCCGACTCACTCCAACGCTGGCTCGGTGAGCAGGGCCTCCCGACCACAAGGATCGGATCGGCCAAGGGCTTCCGGGTCCTCGAGACGCGCCGCGAGGCGTGAGCTCGACTCAGACGGTCACCGGCGCGCCATGGAGGTGCACGGGCAGCCGGTCCAGGCCGTAGACGATCGACAGGTTGCGGAAGCCGAGCTCATCGAGGTCGGAGGTCGCCATGGCCAGGTCGGGGAAGCGGCGGGCGAGGCCGGTGAGGGCGGCGCGGAGCTCCATCCTCGCGAGTTCGGCACCGACGCAGCGGTGCATGCCGTGGCCGAAGGCGAAGTGCATCGTCTCGGCGTTGCGCAGGTCGAACTGCTCGGGGTTGGGTATCACGGCAGGGTCGCGGTTGGCGCCGGAGAGCGAGACGATGACGACGTCGCCCTTGCCGATGGAGTGGCCGAAGAGGTCGTGGGAATGGCGCGCGAAGCGCGGGAACGCGATCTGGACCGGGCAGAGGTAGCGCAACAGCTCGTCGACGACGGAGTTCACCTCCGCCGGCGTGCCCTCGCGCAGCAGGCGGTACGCCTCGGGGTTCTGCGTCAGCACGTAGGCACCCATGGACAGCATCGCCGCGGACGTCTCGTAGCCGCCGAGGAAGACGCCGTCGGCAAGCCCGCCGAGCTCGACGTCGTCGAACTCGTCGCCCTTGGTACGGATGATCTCGCCGATCATGCCGTCACCGGGGTTGTCCCGCTGGCGACGTACGGTCTCGATCAGGAAGCTGCGCGTCTCGGAGGCGGCGTCGAAGGCGCCGGCCCCGCCCTCGGAGACGTCGAAGCGGGCGATGCCGAGATCGTGGAACTCGTCGCGGACGTCCTCCGGCATGCCCAGGAGGTCGCAGATGACGCGGAAGGGGATCTCGAAGCCGAAGAGGTCGACGAGGTCGACGGTGCCGTCGCCGGCGGCGGCAGCGGACTCCATCTCGTCGAGGGACTTCTCGACGATGGCCTCGATGCCCTCGTCAAGGCGACGGAGTCGACGCATCGTGAACTCCGGAGTCAGCACGCCGCGTAGGCGGGTGTGATCGGGCGGGTCGGTGAACCCGAGGCCGCCGACGCCGTCGGCGCCGCTCTGGTCGCGCTTGCCCAGGAGGTGGCGGATGTCGTTGGAGTACGACGTCATGTCGGCCAGGACGACCTTGGCCTCCTCATGCCCGGAGACCAGCCAGATCTTGATACCGAGGATGTCACCGAGTTGATGGATCGGGTCGATGGCCCGCTGTTCGGCCAGTTGCGGCACCGGATCTACGCGCAAGCGCCGCAGCGGGTAGGTGAGGTGCTCGGGGACCCTCTTGAGAGTCGTGATGTCGGGCAGGCCGCCCGACGTCTTCCGCATCGCCCATCGCAGCACGATCTTGCGCGCGGCTGCCCTGAGGCCCCCAACCACTGCCATGGCTCTAGTGTGACTGACTCTCTGGCCGGACGCGCCTCAGGGGATCCCCTGAGGCGCGCCCGGTTTTTTTCACCAAGGAGAGGGACAGTCAGTTCTTGGACGTGCCGCCACCGTCGGAGTCGAGGGTGAGGGACACGGTGTGCTCCTTGTCGTCGCGGGTGTAGGTCAGCTCGACCTTGTCCCCGGGGCGGTAGGCGCGGATGGTGGCGACGAGCGAGTCGCTCCCGACGATCTGGGTCGAGTCGACCTTCATGATGATGTCGCCGGCCTTGAGGCCGCTCTTCGCGGCGGTCGAGCCGCTCGTGACGGCCTGGATCTGGGCGCCCGGACTGCTGAACGCCTCGGTCGACTGCTGGGGCTCGGAAGGCTGTGACGGCTGGGTGCCCTCCGACCCGCCGAACGGGTCGAACCCGCCGCCGTCGCTCTGACCGTCTCCCTGGCCGTCGCTCTGGCCATCCCCCTGACCGCTGCCGTCGTCGTCCGACGTGGTGACGCCGACGTCGTGGACGGTGATGCCGAGTCGTGCGTGGGTGGGCGTCTCGCCCTTGATCATCTGCTCGATGATCGGCTTGACCTCGTCGAGCGGGATCGCGAAACCGAGGCCGATGGAGCCGGCCTCGCCGCTGACGCTCGTGGAGTCCGACGCCGTGCGGATCGACGCGTTGATGCCGATGACCTGTCCGTCCATGTTGACGAGCGGGCCACCGGAGTTGCCGGGGTTGATCGCCGCGTCGGTCTGGATCGCCGGGTAGACGGTCGCATTGTTATCCGAGTCGGAGCCCACGTTCACGGGACGGTTGAGGGCCGACACGATGCCCGAGGTGACGGTGGAGTCAAGGCCGAAGGGCGAGCCGATCGCGACCACGCTCTGGCCGACGGCGAGCTCGTTCGAGGAGCCGATGGTCGCCGGCGTCAGGCCCGACTTGTCGACCTTGATGACCGCGGTGTCGGTGAGGGAGTCGGTGCCGAGGACCTTCGCGTCGGCCGACGTCCCGTCGTTGAAGTCGACTCGGATCTTCCCGCTGGTCCCGGCGATCTCGACCACGTGGTTGTTGGTGAGGATGGTGCCGTCGGCGGTGAGGATGATGCCCGAACCGGAGCCGGACTCCTGGGAGCCCGCAACCTCGATCTTCACGACGCTCGGCAGCACCTTCGTGGCCACCGCCTGGATGCTGCCCGAGGGTGCGGCGGTGGTGGTGCCCTTCGTCGACGTACCGGTGGAGGAGAAGAGGCCACCGGTGCTGTCGTCGTGGGTGTCGTTGAAGAGTGCCGCGCCGCCGTATCCGGCACCGCCACCGACGATCAGGGCCGTGGCGACGGCGCCCGCAGCGAGACCGAGACGACCGCCGCGGCGGGACTTGCGCGCCGCGGGCGCGGGCGCGGGAGCAGGCTCACCGAACCAGAGCGGAGCCGTGGGATTCGGCTGGCCACCGCTCGGCGGCGGCCCCGACGGGCCGGCATAGAACTGCTCGGTGGGCTCGTTGTCGGGTTGGTGCTCGTTCATGCGACCTACTGTGCCTCGCGATTCTGGGAAGCCGCTGAAAGGCACCTTCTGTTCACCTCAATAGTCCATGCTGGGCCGGATGCTCCCCGAAAGTCCGCTGCTTCGCTCTGCCCTCGCTCCGGTCCCGCGCACGCTGGTCGAGATCTTCCGCGAGACCGCGGCGCAGGCAGCCGACGAGCCGGCGCTCGAGGCGGGCAACGGCGTGCTCACCTATGCCGAGCTCGAGGAGGCCGCCGACGAGCTGGCGGCAGAGCTCGCGGCACTGGGTATCGGCCGAGGCGACAAGGTAGGGGTGCGGATCAACTCCGGCACCCTCGAGCTGTACGTCGCCATCCTGGGCATCCTCGTCGCCGGAGCCGCCTACGTCCCGGTCGACGCCGACGACCCGGACGAGCGGGCGAAGCTGGTCTTCGGCGAGGCCGACGTCGCGGCCGTCATCGGAAACGAGCTGGTGGTCGACGTACGTAGGCAGCGGGACCAGCGCGAGGCGGAGGGGCCGACGCCCGAGGACGACTGCTGGGTGATCTTCACCTCAGGGTCGACGGGCAAGCCGAAGGGCGTGGCGGTCACGCACCGCAACGGTGCGGCCTTCGTCGACGCCGAGTCCCGCATGTTCCTCCAGGAGGCGCCGATCGGTGTCGGTGACCGGGTGATGGCGGGCCTGAGCGTCGCCTTCGACGCGAGCTGCGAGGAGATCTGGCTCGCCTGGCGGTACGGCGCCTGCCTGGTGCCCGCCCCCCGCGCCCTCGTCCGCAGCGGAGTCGACGTCGGCCCGTGGCTGATCGCCAACCGGATCACCATCGTCTCCACGGTGCCGACCCTGGTGGCGCTCTGGCCCCCCGAGAGCCTGGTCAAGGTGCGGCTGCTGATCACCGGCGGCGAGGCCATGCCGCCGGAGCTCGCCACCCGCCTCCAGGCGCCCGGCCGCGAGGTCTGGAACACCTACGGGCCCACCGAGGCCACGGTCGTCGCCTGCGGGGCACTGGTCACGGGCGAGGGGCCGATCCGGATCGGGCTGCCTCTCGACGGCTGGGACCTCGAGGTCGTCGACCCGGCCACCGGCGTCCCGGTGGCCGACGGGCAACCTGGCGAGCTGATCATCGGGGGCGTCGGTCTCGCCCGCTACCTCGACCCGGTCAAGGACGCAGACAAGTACGCCCCGATGCCGACGCTCGGTTGGGAGCGTGCCTATCGCAGCGGCGACATGGTGATCCGTGACCCCGAGGGGCTCCTCTTCGGAGGCCGGGCAGACGACCAGATCAAGCTCGGCGGCCGCCGGATCGAGCTCGGCGAGATCGACAACGCGCTCCTCAACCTCGACGGCGTGAAGGGCGCGGCCGCCGCCATCCGCACGACAGCGGCGGGTAACCAGCTCCTCGTCGGCTACCTCGCGGTCGACGCCACCTTCGACCAGGCGGCCTCCCTGGCCCGGCTGCGCGACGAGATGCCGGCCGCCCTGGTGCCGCGTCTCGCGATCCTCGACGACCTCCCCACGCGGACCTCCGGCAAGGTCGACCGCGACGCGCTGCCGTGGCCGCTTCCGCGCGCCGCCGGTGAGACCGACGCCGGCCTGGAGGGCACCCAGACCTGGCTCGCCGAGCTCTGGCTGGAGATCCTCGGCGCCGAGGTGACCGCACCGACCGACGACTTCTTCGACCTCGGCGGCGGTTCGCTGACGGCGGCCCAGCTCGTCTCGAAGCTGCGTGAGCGCTTCCCCGAGGTCGCCATGGGCGACGTCTACGAGCAGCCCACCATCGGGCGGCTGGGGGAGTACCTCGACCAGCTCACCGAGGCCGGCCCGGCCCTCGACCGCGAGGTCCCGGCGGTCCCGCTCAAGACCCGCGCCGCCCAGGTCGCCGCCACGATCGGCCTGCGCTGCTTGGCCGCGCCGCGCTGGATGACCTGGATCGCCCTCGCCTCGACGCTCGCGCACCACGCGTGGAGCGACGCCTTCCCCGAGCTCGCATGGCCGGTCCTCGTGGTCGCGGCCCTGCTCTTCCTCACCCCGCCCGGGCGCATGCTCACCGCCGTGGCGGTCGTGCGCGGCGTACTCGCGGGCGTCGACCCCGGTGACTACCCGCGCGGTGGCAAGGTCCACCTGCGGCTGTGGTTCGCCGAGCACGCCGTCGACGAGCTGGCGGCAGCCAACCTCTCCGGCGCGCCGCTGATGACCTGGTATGCCCGGCTCCTCGGCTGCAGTGTCGGCAAGGACGTCGACCTGCACTCACTGCCGCCCGTGACCGGATTCCTGACCCTCGGCAGCGGGGCCTCGATCGAGCCCGAGGTCGACCTGTCGGGCCACTGGATCGACGGCGACACCGTCCACGTCGGAAGGATCAAGGTCGGAGCAGGCGCGCGCATCGGCGCCCGCTCGATGCTCCTCCCGGGCTCGAGGATCGGCGCCGGCGCCGAGATCGCGCCCGGGTCGGCCGTCTTCGGCTCCGTGCCGGAAGGGGAGTGGTGGTCCGGCTCGCCGGCCGTCCGCGGCGCCGACCAGGCCCGCGGCCCCTGGCGCGAGCGCGAGCCCCGCAGCCGCCTCTGGGTCGCCGCGTACGCCGTCAGCGCGCTCGGCCTCGCCGCCCTCCCGCTCCTCGCCGTCCTGTGGGCCACCCGCATGGTGCTGTGGGCCGCAGGCCGGCCGACCGACGTCGACGACACCTGGCGGCTGCTGCTCTGGGCGCCGCTCGGGCTCGTCGTCGGCTACGTCTCGCTGGCGCTCTTCATCCTGCTGGTCGTCCGCACCGCCGGCCTGTGGATCCGGCCCGGTGTGCATCCGGTGAGGTCCTTCGTCGGCCTCGGTGTGTGGACGACGATCCGGGTGCTCGACGACGCCCGCACCTGGCTCTTCCCGCTCTACGCCTCCAGCCTGACGCCGGTCTGGCTGCGACTGCTCGGAGCGAGGATCGGCAAGGACGTCGAGGCCTCGACCGTGCTGATGATCCCCAGCCTCACCCAGGTCAACGACCTCGCCTTCCTCGCCGACGACACCCTGATCGGTGGTTACGAGCTCGGCGGCGGCTGGATCCGCGTCGAGCGGGTCAAGATCGGCAAGCGTGCCTTCGTCGGCAACTCCGGCATGGCGGCGCCGGGCCGCAAGGTGCCCAAGGCCTCGCTCGTCGCGGTCCTCTCGGCGGCGCCCAACCGCAAGCACGTCACCAAGGGCGTCAGCTACCTCGGCAGTCCGCCGGCCCCCCTGCGCCGCACCGCGGAGGAGCAGCCCTCAGAACGCACCTACCGGCCCACCACGGTGCTGCGCACCGCACGGGCGGTGATCGAGCTCTGCCGGCTCATCCCCGCGGTGATCGGCATCGCCCTCTACGGCGTCGTCGTGATCGACCTGCTGCAGCTCTGGTCCTCGACGCACTGGTGGGTCGCCGTACTCCTGGCCGGACCGACGCTGTGGCTCGCCGGCATCGTCGGTGCCCTGATCGCCGTCGCCGCCAAGTGGGCGCTGGTCGGCCGACTCAAGCCCGGCGGCCACCCCCTGTGGAGCTCCTTCGTGTGGCGCAACGAGCTCGCCGACACCTTCATCGAGGTCGTCGCAGCACCGTGGTTCGCCAACCACGTCACGGGTTCGCCGCTGCTCACCACGTGGTTCCGCGCCCTCGGCGCCCACATCGGCAAGGGCGTCTGGTGTGAGTCCTACTGGCTCCCCGAGACCGACCTCGTCACCCTCGGCGACGGCGCAACCGTCAACGCCGGCACCGTCGTGCAGACCCACCTCTTCCACGACCGCCTTCTCGCCCTGGACACCGTGACCCTCAAGCGCGGTGCGACGCTCGGCCCCAACAGCGTGATCCTTCCCGCAGCCACCCTCGGGCGGCACGCGACCGTCGGTCCGGTCTCGCTCGTCATGCGTGGGGAGTCAGTGCCGGACAAGACCGCGTGGATCGGGAACCCCATCGGTCCGTGGGCCCTGTGACCGCCCCACTAGGCTCGCCGGCAATGCCTCTCCCGACCGCTGACCCCTACCTGCCCGGCCACGGCGACAGGTCGTGGAGCGCGCGCCACTACGACCTCTCCCTCGACTACACGGTCGACGAGAACAGGCTGCGGGGCGAGGCGAGGATCACCGGCGTCGCCCTCTCCGACACCAGCAGGATCGTCGTCGACCTCGCCGGTCTCGCGGTCGCCAAACTGACGATGGACGGCAAACAGCCCAAGTGGGCCGCGCGCGGGGACCGCCTGGTCATCACCCCTCGCAGCCCGCTCACGGAGGGTGCGGAGTTCACCCTCGTCCTCAAGTACGCCGGCGTCCCGCGGCCCACGATCGCCACGCACCACGGCGATGCAGGCTGGGAGGAGCTCACCGACGGTGTGATCGTCGCCGGCCAGCCGCACGGTGCCCCCACGTGGTTCCCCTGCAACGACCGGATGGACGACAAGGCCGCCTACCGGATCGAGGTGACGACCCAGCCCGGCTACACCGTCGTAGCCAACGGCGACCTGACTGCTCGGATCCGGCGGGGGAGCGGCGAGACCTGGGTCTACGAGCAGGACGAGCCGATGTCGCCGTACCTCGCAACGGTGCAGATCGGGCGCTACGAGCTGACCGCGCTCGACCCCGGTGAGGCCGGTGTGCCGATCACCATCGCCGCGGTACCCGGCGCCGACTGGCGTCCGGCCTTCGGGCACCAGCCGCAGATCATGGCCGCCTTCAGCCGCCTCTTCGGGCCCTACCCCTTCCCGACGTACACCGTCGTCATCACCGACGACGAGCTCGAGATCCCGTTGGAGTCACAGAGCCTGTCGACGTTCGGCCGCAACTTCCTCAACGCCGACTGGCGGCTCAACCGCCTCGTCGCGCACGAGCTCGCCCACCAGTGGTTCGGTAACACGGTCACGGCCGCGTCCATGCAGGACATCTGGCTGCACGAGGGTTTCGCCTGTTACGCCGAGTGGCTCTGGTCCGAGGAGGCCGGTCGCGAGACCGCACAGGCCTGGGCGGAGCGCCACCACCAGAAGCTGAGCCAGCTCCCGCAGGACCTGGTCCTCGGAGACCCCGGACCGGCGGACATGTTCGACGACCGGGTCTACAAGCGTGGCGCCCTCCTGCTCCACGCCCTGCGTGAGCGCATAGGCGACGACGTCTTCTTCGAGCTCCTGCGTGCCTGGGTACGCCGACACCGCGGCTCCTGCGTCACGACGGCGGACTTCGTCGCCCTGGCCGAGGAGCTCTCGGGGACGTCGCTGGGCACGCTCTTCGAGACCTGGCTTCAGGAGCGTTCGCTGCCCGGTCTACGGTAGGACCCGTGACTGAATCTCTGACCGTTCGCGACAACCGCACGGGCACGGAGTACGAGGTCCCGATCACGGACGGCACCATCCGCGCCGCCGACATCGGGAAGATCAAGGCATCCGAAGACACGCCGGGCCTTGCCGTCTACGACCCCGGCTTCGTCAACACCGCCTCGTGCCGTTCGTCCATCACCTACATCGACGGTGACAAGGGCATCCTGGAGTACCGCGGCTACCCGATCGAGCAGCTGGCCGAGAAGTCCAGCTTCCTCGAGGTCGCGTACCTCCTCATCCACGGCGACCTGCCCACCAAGGAGCAGTACGAGGCCTGGGTCCACCACATCACGTACCACACGTTCGTCCATGAGAACGTGAAGGACTTCATGCAGGGATTCCGTTACGACGCGCACCCCATGGGCATGCTCATGGCCTCCGTCGGCGCCCTCTCGACGTTCTACCCCGAGTCGCGCAACATCTCCGACGCCGATAACCGCAACATCCAGATCATCCGGATGATCGCGAAGATGCCGACGCTCGGTGCCTGGTCGTTCCGTCACGCGCAGGGCAAGCCCTACGTCTACCCGGACAACAGCCTCGACTACTCGGGCAACTTCCTCTCCATGCTCTTCAAGATGAGCGAGACGCAGTACGAGCCGGACCCGCGCCTGGTCAAGGCGCTCGACACGCTCCTGATCCTTCACGCCGACCACGAGCAGAACGCGTCCACCAACGCCGTCCGCTCCGTCGGCTCCACGCAGGTCGACCCCTACTCGGCGGTCTCCGCCGGTGTGGCGGCCCTCTTCGGCCCGCTGCACGGCGGCGCGAACGAGGCCGTGCTGCGGATGCTCAAGCGGATCGGCACCGTCGACAACATCCCCTCCTTCATCGAAGGCGTGAAGAACGGCGACGAGCGCCTGATGGGCTTCGGCCACCGGGTCTACAAGAACTACGACCCGCGCGCCAAGCTGATCAAGAAGGCCGCCGAGGACGTCTTCGAGGTCACGGGCACCAATCCGCTCCTCGACATCGCCGTCGAGCTCGAGCGGATCGCGCTGTCGGACGAGTACTTCGTCAAGCGCAAGCTCTACCCGAACGTCGACTTCTACTCCGGCCTCATCTACGAGGCGCTCCAGTTCCCGCCGGAGTTCTTCACCGTCCTCTTCGCCATCGGCCGTACGCCGGGCTGGCTGGCGCAGTGGCTGGAGCTGACGCAGGACAAGGAGCAGAAGATCGCCCGCCCGAAGCAGATCTATACCGGCGAGCGCGGCCTGACCTTCACCCCCGCCGAGGAGCGCTGGGCCTGAGCCACACTGCGGGGCCGTCGTACGCCGTTTTGACCGGTGTACGACGGCCCCGTAGCCTTTTTCAGTCGTGACCCCTGCCGCCTGGTTCGCCAGGTAGCTCCGGGGAGGTGTCGAGCCCGCTCGTACGCCCCGGACTGTTGTTCGTCAGAGGCCACGGTATTTCATTCCAACGAACTAGTGAGGCACCCGTGGGCACCTACGCTCCGAAGCCCGGCGACATCGAGCGCGCCTGGCACGTGATCGACGCGACTGACGTCCGTCTCGGCCGCCTGTCCGTGCAGGTCGCGAACCTGCTGCGCGGCAAGCACAAGCCGATTTTCGCACCCAACGCTGACACCGGCGACTTCGTCATCGTCATCAACGCCGAGAAGGTCTCCCTCTCCGGCACCAAGCGCACCACCAAGCTCGCGTACCGCCACTCGGGTTACCCGGGCGGTCTCACCGCGACCCCGATCGGCGAGATCCTCGACAAGGACGCTCGCAAGGCGATCGAGAAGGC of Nocardioides sp. Kera G14 contains these proteins:
- a CDS encoding DNA-directed RNA polymerase subunit alpha, with protein sequence MLIAQRPTLSEETVDEFRSRFVIEPLEPGFGYTLGNSLRRTLLSSIPGASVTSIKIDSVLHEFSTIEGVREDVTEIILNLKGLVVSSEHDEPVTMYLRKSGAGDVTAADIAPPAGVEVHNPDLKIATLSDKGKIELELVVERGRGYVSAVQNKGADNEIGRIPVDSIYSPVLKVSYKVEATRVEQRTDFDKLVIDVETKASIAPRDALASAGKTLVELFGLARELNVEAEGIDIGPSPVDEQLAADLALPVEDLNLTVRSYNCLKREGIHTVGELIGRSEQDLLDIRNFGAKSIDEVKLKLHEMGLSLKDSAPGFDPTAALAAYGDDDDDAFVEDEQY
- the rplQ gene encoding 50S ribosomal protein L17, whose translation is MPTPKKGARLGGSPAHQKLILSNLATALFEHGRITTTEAKARTLRPLAEKLITKAKKGDLHNRREVLKTIRDKSVVHTLFTEIAETFAERPGGYTRITKLGPRKGDNAPMAVIELVTEAYAPKAPTKKAAAEEPKAGPVAETPAEETPVEEAAAAADEVAEVEAVDGAEAAALADEAVAIAESTDQDAAAPAEQTTEPTEEA
- a CDS encoding DUF72 domain-containing protein, with protein sequence MDGVRIGTSGWTYDHWAGTFYPEDLARSKWRDFYVSRFDTVELNASFYRWPGVRPFEGWSRSLPDGFAMAFKASRWLSHGRKLRDPEGAWSDRLAAAHQALGAKAGPCLVQLPGDLPRDDERLAAFLERVPVGIPLAMELRHPSWDDDDVAEILTKHGAAFVLTHGTGLHTVKRVTGPFVYCRWHGPTSAPLYAGRYSRAELEAWADQIRAWRVDGREVWGYFDNDGSGHAPANARELLDLLDGR
- the truA gene encoding tRNA pseudouridine(38-40) synthase TruA, whose product is MRIRIDFAYDGTDFSGWAMQPGLRTVQGELQAALAQALRLEEAWVTVAGRTDAGVHARGQVCHVDVDEPVLVQAAGRSPQTPVDALTRRLNGILPPDIRIHRSSEAPAYFDARFSATWRRYAYRVADDTTSYDPLRRHHVLHWPRPLDVGLMNRAAADLVGLRDFTTFCKAREGSTAIRELRELRWEREPDGTATATVLADAFCHSMVRSLVGCLIAIGEGRKDVSWARAELEAQRRSSSIHLASPRGLVLEEVGYPPDEELEGRLLITKNRRTADEVDA
- a CDS encoding class I SAM-dependent methyltransferase translates to MSDAPDETEQEHYFSADPSVPFERIPVRAEVWDETLPLVSGSGVFAKGRLDIGTSVLFKETSPPALAAGQRVLDAGCGYGVIGLALARLLPEVEVVGVDVNERALLLANENAASLGLANYRAVLPDDPDAQGEWDEIWSNPPIRIGKPALHELLLTWLPRLTPDGRAVMVVGKNLGADSLQRWLGEQGLPTTRIGSAKGFRVLETRREA
- a CDS encoding cytochrome P450, which encodes MAVVGGLRAAARKIVLRWAMRKTSGGLPDITTLKRVPEHLTYPLRRLRVDPVPQLAEQRAIDPIHQLGDILGIKIWLVSGHEEAKVVLADMTSYSNDIRHLLGKRDQSGADGVGGLGFTDPPDHTRLRGVLTPEFTMRRLRRLDEGIEAIVEKSLDEMESAAAAGDGTVDLVDLFGFEIPFRVICDLLGMPEDVRDEFHDLGIARFDVSEGGAGAFDAASETRSFLIETVRRQRDNPGDGMIGEIIRTKGDEFDDVELGGLADGVFLGGYETSAAMLSMGAYVLTQNPEAYRLLREGTPAEVNSVVDELLRYLCPVQIAFPRFARHSHDLFGHSIGKGDVVIVSLSGANRDPAVIPNPEQFDLRNAETMHFAFGHGMHRCVGAELARMELRAALTGLARRFPDLAMATSDLDELGFRNLSIVYGLDRLPVHLHGAPVTV